One part of the Lycium ferocissimum isolate CSIRO_LF1 chromosome 8, AGI_CSIRO_Lferr_CH_V1, whole genome shotgun sequence genome encodes these proteins:
- the LOC132067890 gene encoding putative late blight resistance protein homolog R1A-3: MAETVVNFLLQNLLQVISDYTKLIEGADDDFTHLIGEVRSLKGFLSDEANDHSNSDNWNQLVKDIRVTVNKAEDIIDKFMVQAKLHRDKNKVARFFDANHKMKVASLAKDIQYVLKRVQEIRRNNKQALQPRRTLTQPARPEQVPQDYSLADKVVGFDEEARKVIQRLVKGTEQLDVVPVFGMAGLGKTTLAKMIYNDDKIAHEFYIKIWVYVGQEYKIKDILINNILKVFMKNIEEHKNKNVTELTQVICDFVAKGGKVLIVLDDVWEVEVVDYFKKVFPENNGHRIMMTTREKRVANYANEKPHFLKFLLPDESFKLLKIRVFGDENCPVEFVSLGISIANQCSGVPLAVVVIAGALKGCTEKYDWERVEKSVGEHLINTDKPDDSCLKFVKMSYDRLLPAMKPCFLYCGVFPRGFEIPAWKLIRLWIAEGLVQSNSKFTAEEIAKHYLDELVNRSLVILVLKKSDGQIKTCRVHDMLHQFCRKEAISENLFQELCLTKDGVVPTIKDPETFRRLSIQSSILNNFLSTRQSADHVRSLLCFPSEQQQTTLSTPGIKFIPEAFELIRVLEIESIKFQPFAKFYELFHLRYVAMSGDFDVLPAAFGKFWNLQTVIFKTSKSTLEIKADIWNMSRLRHLHTNIPAKLQPPNSSTTTSKGSCLQTLSVVEPESCKKDVLANGGNLKKLSIQGRLALLEAIGGFRNLEVLKCLEHLKLKNRYTSDLHLPPIFFAVRRRLKKLSLSNTRFEWSEASRLGQLELLEELKLKENAFKGDSWKTEGGFENLQILIIKRADFEIWEASDRSFPNLKHLVLVTCRNLKAVPHQLANVQSLREMHLQHTSGAVKSARDIESEITSLRTTKSSINFTLTVFPPETTQ, encoded by the exons ATGGCAGAAACAGTGGTGAATTTTCTGCTACAGAACCTGTTGCAGGTCATAAGTGACTATACGAAGCTAATTGAAGGTGCAGATGATGACTTCACTCATCTGATTGGAGAGGTTAGAAGCCTAAAAGGCTTCTTGAGTGATGAAGCAAACGACCACAGCAACAGCGATAACTGGAATCAGTTGGTAAAGGACATCCGAGTTACGGTGAACAAAGCTGAGGATATCATTGATAAATTCATGGTTCAGGCAAAGCTGCACCGTGACAAAAACAAAGTGGCACGTTTTTTTGACGCTAACCATAAAATGAAAGTCGCCAGCCTTGCGAAGGATATCCAATACGTCCTTAAGAGGGTGCAGGAGATTCGCCGAAACAATAAACAAGCTCTTCAGCCCAGGCGAACTCTCACTCAACCTGCAAGGCCTGAACAGGTGCCACAG GATTATTCTTTGGCGGATAAAGTGGTTGGCTTTGATGAGGAAGCACGAAAAGTGATCCAACGACTTGTTAAAGGAACAGAGCAGCTAGATGTTGTACCTGTTTTTGGTATGGCCGGACTCGGCAAAACAACACTGGCAAAAATGATCTATAATGACGATAAGATTGCACATGAATTTTACATCAAAATTTGGGTTTATGTTGGTCAAGAATACAAAATAAAGGATATCTTGATCAATAACATTCTGAAGGTCTTCATGAAGAATATTGAagaacataaaaataagaatgtGACCGAATTAACTCAGGTTATATGTGATTTTGTCGCTAAAGGGGGTAAGGTGCTCATTGTGTTGGATGATGTTTGGGAGGTGGAAGTTGTGGATTATTTCAAGAAAGTTTTCCCAGAAAACAATGGTCACCGAATCATGATGACCACCCGGGAAAAAAGAGTGGCTAACTATGCCAATGAAAAGCCTCATTTTCTGAAGTTTCTGCTTCCGGATGAAAGTTTTAAGTTGCTGAAAATCAGAGTTTTTGGAGATGAAAATTGTCCTGTTGAGTTTGTCAGTCTTGGAATAAGCATTGCGAATCAATGTAGCGGAGTACCACTTGCTGTAGTGGTAATTGCAGGAGCTTTAAAAGGCTGTACCGAAAAATATGATTGGGAAAGAGTTGAAAAAAGTGTAGGAGAGCACCTAATAAATACAGATAAGCCTGATGATAGCTGCTTGAAGTTTGTGAAGATGAGTTATGATCGTTTGCTCCCAGCAATGAAGCCGTGCTTCTTGTATTGTGGCGTCTTTCCTCGAGGCTTCGAAATCCCCGCTTGGAAATTGATTCGCCTGTGGATCGCGGAAGGTCTAGTACAGTCCAACTCAAAGTTCACAGCAGAGGAGATAGCAAAGCATTATTTGGACGAGCTTGTTAATAGGAGTCTTGTGATATTGGTCCTTAAGAAGTCTGATGGACAAATAAAAACCTGTCGTGTTCACGATATGTTGCATCAATTCTGCAGGAAGGAGGCTATTAGCGAAAATCTATTCCAAGAATTATGTCTAACAAAAGATGGGGTTGTTCCAACCATAAAAGACCCAGAAACTTTTCGCCGCTTGTCTATCCAATCCTCTATTCTGAATAATTTTCTCTCAACCAGACAATCAGCAGATCACGTGAGATCTTTACTATGTTTCCCTTCCGAACAACAACAAACCACGTTGTCGACTCCTGGCATCAAATTCATCCCGGAAGCATTTGAACTTATCAGGGTCTTAGAAATTGAATCCATCAAGTTCCAACCCTTCGCTAAATTTTATGAGCTATTTCATTTGAGGTATGTTGCTATGTCAGGTGATTTTGATGTCCTTCCTGCAGCATTTGGTAAATTCTGGAATTTACAAACAGTTATATTTAAGACATCGAAGTCCACTCTTGAGATAAAAGCAGACATATGGAATATGTCGCGGTTGAGGCATCTGCATACCAACATCCCTGCCAAATTGCAACCACCTAATTCTTCTACCACAACTTCCAAAGGATCTTGCCTACAAACTCTTTCTGTAGTAGAACCAGAAAGTTGCAAGAAAGATGTGCTCGCAAACGGTGGTAACCTCAAGAAATTGAGTATTCAAGGGCGACTAGCTCTTCTTGAAGCTATTGGTGGATTCAGAAATCTTGAAGTGCTAAAGTGCCTGGAACATTTGAAACTGAAGAATCGATACACTAGCGATCTTCACCTTCCTCCAATATTCTTCGCAGTTCGACGCAGGCTAAAGAAGTTAAGTTTGTCGAATACAAGGTTTGAATGGAGCGAGGCAAGTAGATTGGGACAGTTGGAGTTGCTTGAGGAGCTAAAGTTGAAGGAAAATGCATTCAAGGGGGATTCATGGAAGACAGAGGGAGGTTTTGAAAACCTTCAGATCTTGATAATCAAAAGGGCAGACTTCGAAATTTGGGAGGCTTCTGATCGTTCCTTCCCCAATCTTAAGCACCTTGTTCTCGTCACCTGTCGTAATCTTAAGGCTGTCCCACATCAGCTGGCTAATGTACAAAGCCTCCGGGAGATGCATCTGCAGCACACAAGCGGAGCAGTCAAATCTGCAAGAGACatagaaagcgagataacaagCCTGCGAACTACAAAAAGCAGCATCAACTTCACGCTCACTGTATTCCCTCCTGAAACCACACAGTGA